The proteins below come from a single Danio aesculapii chromosome 23, fDanAes4.1, whole genome shotgun sequence genomic window:
- the wu:fa11c10 gene encoding protein FAM110A — MPVETLRPTDGRLTGGPFTSAMPFRILNKGPGYFRRVPETGTRKLSAVERLEADKAKYVKSQQVALTRQEPVKPPIIRKPLLSPSMLMQCRINTPPARKITRRVLDTENGGPDHGMSRGPQLNLEVLNNLINVCDGPLASSSIPSSPSPSASSPSSGGQSVGSGQSAELQHCINFKAHLASTPNSSRTSSPLNNQPSPAEPSRRPPPVPARAPRLIPQGSYGPPNSVTVRRVDVRPQAEIRKPQRMPLQPKPRQTQPQVAQPQAPPTPVQQQPSAAHPPSPCIPPSPRLLRPGIIPPPSPAFTRLSSASSRGSRPGSARKHPSLHRSKSDLSDRYSRATADLERFFNYCGLDPDEVDGMGGVECFARANSDIVSVSKLRSVSTPSSECGDGQRGEEEEDEDDDMGPIKPSERVPYGISVIERNARVIKWLYGIRQARDASQNISNV, encoded by the coding sequence ATGCCAGTGGAGACCCTTCGTCCCACAGATGGACGTCTGACGGGGGGTCCCTTCACCTCTGCTATGCCTTTCCGTATCCTCAACAAAGGCCCGGGCTACTTTCGCAGAGTACCAGAGACAGGAACTCGGAAGCTTAGTGCAGTTGAGCGCCTGGAAGCAGACAAGGCCAAGTACGTAAAGAGCCAACAAGTCGCACTTACTAGACAAGAACCCGTGAAGCCCCCAATAATCCGCAAACCGCTATTATCACCAAGCATGTTAATGCAATGCAGAATAAATACTCCACCAGCAAGGAAGATTACCCGACGGGTACTTGACACAGAGAATGGAGGACCGGATCATGGCATGAGCAGAGGACCGCAACTCAATCTGGAAGTACTCAATAATCTAATCAATGTTTGCGATGGGCCACTTGCATCCTCTTCCATTCCTTCCTCTCCTTCTCCTTCAGCCTCCTCTCCCTCTTCTGGTGGTCAGAGTGTTGGTAGTGGACAATCTGCAGAACTGCAGCACTGCATCAATTTCAAAGCACATCTTGCCTCAACACCTAACTCCTCTCGCACATCTTCTCCTCTTAACAATCAACCCTCACCTGCAGAGCCTAGTCGAAGGCCGCCTCCTGTCCCAGCTAGAGCTCCCCGACTGATACCACAAGGTAGTTATGGTCCACCCAACTCTGTAACTGTACGACGGGTGGATGTGCGACCTCAAGCGGAAATCAGAAAACCTCAAAGAATGCCTCTACAACCCAAACCTAGACAGACCCAACCACAGGTAGCCCAGCCACAGGCACCTCCCACACCTGTTCAGCAGCAACCTTCGGCAGCTCACCCTCCATCGCCCTGTATACCCCCCAGCCCACGGCTTCTGCGCCCAGGCATTATACCCCCACCTTCCCCTGCTTTTACTCGCCTGTCCTCAGCCAGCTCACGAGGCTCACGTCCTGGTTCAGCCCGGAAACACCCCTCCCTCCACCGTTCCAAATCAGACTTAAGTGATCGCTACTCTCGGGCCACAGCTGACCTGGAGCGATTCTTTAATTACTGTGGGCTGGACCCAGATGAGGTGGATGGAATGGGTGGTGTGGAGTGTTTTGCCCGGGCAAATTCAGACATTGTTTCAGTCTCAAAGCTCCGCAGTGTCAGTACGCCTAGCTCAGAGTGCGGGGATGGACAGcgaggagaggaggaggaggatgaagatgacgATATGGGGCCAATCAAACCCAGTGAACGAGTTCCCTACGGCATCTCTGTCATCGAGAGGAATGCACGTGTCATTAAGTGGCTCTATGGTATTAGGCAAGCAAGAGATGCATCACAAAACATTTCCAATGTCTAG